The genome window GATCGCGTTTTGAGCCGTTTTCCCGTATTTAATCATCTTTGTGCGTGTCTCCTAATGAGACTTCGCCAGAGAAAATGGGAATGGCGACACGAAGCGCAAGCGTATAGATGAGTCACCCGGCGCCCCAAATGCCGGCGGACACTTTCCATTCGGCTGAATTGAGGCGGTATTCTACAACTTAGCAGTCAACTTATACATAATGTAGAATAAAAGGTATTTAATTATTGATTGACTGAGTCCTAAGATGCGCTACCGTTACGGCGACGAATGGTGGGGCACTTTTCTGCAAAGGGCGAACGGTAAACGACCTAGGCCTAACTCGGATCAAACAGGAATATTAATATGGAAATACAACATCAAGAAGCACACGTGCACGAAGTCCTCGAAATGATGGAGGCTGATAACGGCGTCTACTCTCGCGAAACACTCCGTGCGGCAATTAACAGCAAATTTGGTGAAGCGACGCGCTTCCGCTCATGTTCCGAAAGTGGCATGGATGCCAATGGCGTAATCGATTTCCTTGATTCACGCGGCAAATTTACTGGCACAGCCGAAGCATTTAGCTTCGATACGACGCGTCGTTGCA of Lentimonas sp. CC4 contains these proteins:
- a CDS encoding YecH family metal-binding protein → MEIQHQEAHVHEVLEMMEADNGVYSRETLRAAINSKFGEATRFRSCSESGMDANGVIDFLDSRGKFTGTAEAFSFDTTRRCSH